From a single Portunus trituberculatus isolate SZX2019 chromosome 15, ASM1759143v1, whole genome shotgun sequence genomic region:
- the LOC123504022 gene encoding protein kintoun-like: MASLTAETLLDGISNEDCTLLAKSFKDKKFRQLLCDYAKEVNDPENRKQYEEEVIEFEKERGVEAVFIHPSPGFALTLRGDDDDGVGFVNICSSDVVQKPDLQAVSGGGKKCHKWSLPHAIAKPRREAVHDHRDRSRKPTAVYDVVFHPEALQLAFHSPVIKQSLIDTALDSLRKHYSVKVGKVEEVKEKQYIGMPAQSIIKRHVDKKHFQADEQKSAYKDHRTNIIGNSFVNVSEEKISEESNFVEPKYKLKYVRKMDIQDYSVQLIPQCNQPWQPQALELEVNLPQVSRASQLNCDIQQQSVLLTTESEPKYKLKLPLRYPIDEDQSTAKFDVSTQKLTLNLAVVPSNKNSDKLVSHSQSPPSDSGIECELDLRTNGDSDNVSEESVSSQDDGAKDVEEVTGAEEEDNVFEPSSAEHKLTLAPNYSVQQNKESMIISLYCGNVLPSSMKVEQVDNLYAGIEFSCIGGGQTLLHYSLKVDVSPHKIAASGLSHKEEEGKVVLMVKKAVKEFWETCKIGHGDVMTTINLPITEEKPKNESTEGKQDSPKSCACPPRSPRMARTVSMCETEASHPFRLRGPTCSWPRGILKHRVRSLSESQVGNLPSPGLLGPTSSSLDLEVFESKSRYDDEEGEESVEESVASSLGEKKSVRFNEVVSRQLFRSNSSILGQRAKNQRKALRKRKSQARRESESEKDAGINTSSGDSDLTTDAATDDDTDATNSNTTEVDVDSDANNPKDSSNINSCDDVLQFLKTGKKNKNMYKSTKHNNNNNNNNNNSDDNSNNNSGKSDLASEKTNKEEEEEDNSDFIIKTSKKKKRKNRKNKMPSFEPSNTLIFQLDMDK, encoded by the exons ATGGCTTCACTTACTGCAGAGACCCTCCTCGATGGGATTTCAAATGAAGATTGCACCCTGTTAGCGAAATCCTTCAAGGACAAAAAGTTCCGCCAACTCTTGTGTGACTACGCTAAAGAAGTGAATGATCCAGAGAACCGAAAACAATATGAGGAAGAAGTGATAGAGTTTGAAAAGGAACGTGGGGTGGAAGCTGTCTTCATTCACCCGAGTCCGGGATTCGCCTTAACACTGAGAggcgatgacgatgatggtgtgGGGTTTGTCAATATATGCAGCAGTGATGTGGTGCAGAAACCGGATCTGCAGGCAGTGAGTGGTGGGGGTAAAAAGTGCCATAAATGGTCCCTGCCGCATGCTATTGCTAAGCCACGGCGCGAGGCTGTGCATGACCACCGGGACAGGTCAAGGAAACCAACAGCGGTGTATGATGTCGTGTTTCATCCCGAAGCCCTTCAGCTGGCCTTCCACTCGCCTGTCATAAAGCAAAGCTTGATCGACACGGCCCTGGATAGCCTCAGGAAACATTACAGTGTAAAAGTTGGCAAggtagaggaagtgaaggagaaacaatACATAGGCATGCCTGCCCAGTCCATCATAAAACGCCATGTGGATAAGAAACATTTCCAGGCTGATGAGCAAAAGAGTGCATACAAAGATCACAGGACTAACATTATTGGTAATTCATTTGTTAATGTaagtgaagagaaaattagTGAAGAATCAAATTTTGTTGAACCAAAGTACAAGCTTAAGTATGTAAGGAAAATGGACATTCAAGATTATTCAGTGCAATTAATACCCCAGTGCAACCAGCCATGGCAGCCACAGGCCCTGGAACTTGAAGTGAACCTGCCACAGGTCTCCCGGGCATCACAATTGAACTGTGATATTCAGCAGCAGTCTGTTCTCCTCACAACAGAATCTGAACCCAAGTACAAATTGAAGCTCCCCCTCAGGTATCCCATCGATGAGGATCAGAGCACTGCTAAGTTTGATGTGTCAACACAGAAACTGACACTGAATCTGGCTGTGGTTCCATCAAACAAGAACAGTGATAAGCTTGTTTCACACAGTCAGTCTCCTCCATCAGACTCTGGCATTGAGTGTGAGCTTGACTTGAGGactaatggtgatagtgataatgtaTCGGAAGAGTCAGTGTCATCCCAGGATGATGGTGCTAAGGATGTGGAAGAAGTTACTGgtgcagaggaggaagataatgtgTTTGAGCCATCATCAGCAGAGCATAAGTTGACACTAGCACCAAATTATTCTGttcaacaaaataaagagagcaTGATCATTTCTCTGTATTGTGGAAATGTTCTTCCCAGCAGTATGAAAGTTGAACAAGTTGACAATTTGTATGCTGGAATTGAATTTTCCTGCATTGGGGGAGGTCAGACCTTGCTTCATTACAGCCTTAAGGTTGATGTCAGCCCTCATAAGATTGCTGCTTCTGGCCTGagtcacaaggaggaggaggggaaagtggtGCTAATGGTCAAgaaggctgtgaaagagttttGGGAGACTTGCAAGATTGGACATGGAGACGTCATGACCACCATTAATCTACCCATCACTGAAGAAAAACCAAAG AATGAGTCAACTGAAGGAAAGCAAGATAGCCCCAAGAGTTGTGCTTGCCCCCCTCGATCACCTCGGATGGCTCGGACAGTCAGCATGTGTGAAACTGAAGCCAGCCATCCATTTCGGCTTCGAGGACCCACCTGCTCTTGGCCTCGAGGGATCTTGAAGCACCGTGTCCGTTCCTTGAGTGAATCCCAGGTGGGCAACTTACCTTCCCCAGGTCTCTTAGGGCCCACAAGTTCTTCACTTGACCTTGAAGTATTTGAAAGCAAGTCAAgatatgatgatgaggagggagaagagagtgtTGAAGAGAGTGTTGCCTCAAGCCTGGGGGAGAAGAAGAGTGTTCGCTTCAATGAGGTTGTATCTCGGCAGCTTTTCCGGTCCAACTCCTCCATTTTGGGTCAACGGGCCAAAAACCAACGCAAAGCCTTAAGGAAGCGCAAGTCTCAGGCACGTAGGGAGTCTGAAAGTGAGAAAGATGCTGGCATAAACACATCTTCTGGTGATAGTGACCTCACCACTGATGCTGCCACTGATGATGACACTGATGCTACTAACTCCAACACAACAGAAGTGGATGTAGACAGTGATGCTAACAATCCTAAGGACAGCAGCAATATTAATAGCTGTGATGATGTACTGCAATTTCTGAAGacagggaaaaagaataagaatatgtACAAGTCAACtaagcataataataataataataataataataataatagtgatgacaatagtaataataattcagGTAAAAGTGATCTTGCCagtgaaaaaacaaataaagaagaagaagaggaggacaacagTGATTTCATCatcaaaacaagtaaaaagaagaagaggaaaaacaggaaaaacaagatgCCTAGTTTTGAGCCCTCTAACACCCTTATTTTCCAGCTGGACATGGACAAatga
- the LOC123503993 gene encoding dynein axonemal assembly factor 11-like isoform X1 codes for MVRITLDLVRKRAEHNEGQVSTLEELSLHQQDIEKIEYLHRWCPRLRILYLQGNLISKIENVGRLRDLEYLNLALNNLERVEGLGRCESLRKLDLTANFIIDLTSLMSLQDLPCLAELHMTGNPCTSYRGYRAWVICVLPGLEELDGTRVTRSERLRVLQEFSEAAATVAVDQERAMEKRAKERESCECEVENSAEEDEEDNEKWWKGASSHTPETRLAMHQRLTRQRDRQSTSSTLHNDVRKQRREVRLFTDDGRPLNVNAAKLTFQLTEDEESNCFVLEVNTYRHLDASLVTCDVEPWYVRITVKEKVLQLVMMEEVRPGQATAQRSQVTGHLVVKMPKLAPPRFPSFASNPEKIMPVTRSSTFSSSTSAFVRPSSPEPRETSKQKEQQSSHSNYLEVTERKSSVDYTNIFSTNASTGSVRSGQCCETRRSAVPVRPISPNFVDDPSVPPLE; via the exons ATGGTGAGAA TCACGCTAGATTTGGTTCGGAAGCGCGCCGAGCATAATGAGGGCCAAGTAAGCACGCTAGAAGAGCTTTCCCTTCACCAGCAAGACATTGAGAAAATTGAATACCTCCATCGATGGTGTCCAAGACTTCGCATATTGTACTTGCAAGGAAATCTCATCTCCAAGATCG AGAACGTGGGTCGGCTGCGTGACCTGGAATACCTGAACCTGGCCCTCAACAACCTAGAGCGGGTGGAAGGTCTGGGCAGGTGCGAGTCACTACGTAAATTGGACCTCACAGCTAATTTCATCATCGATCTGACCTCCTTGATGAGCCTTCAGGACTTGCCATGCCTCGCTGAACT acatatGACCGGTAATCCTTGCACGAGTTACCGCGGCTACAGGGCATGGGTCATCTGCGTCCTACCAGGCTTGGAGGAGCTGGACGGGACAAGGGTCACCAGATCAGAAAGGCTTCGGGTTCTTCAAGAGTTTTCTGAAGCCGCTGCTACTGTCGCGGTCGATCAGGAGCGGGCTATgg AGAAGCGAGCTAAGGAACGAGAGAGCTGTGAATGTGAGGTGGAGAACAGCgccgaggaggacgaggaagacaaCGAAAA GTGGTGGAAGGGCGCAAGCAGCCACACCCCTGAGACCCGGCTAGCCATGCACCAGCGCCTCACCCGCCAGAGGGACCGCCAAAGTACCTCTAGCACGCTGCACAATGACGTCAGGAAG CAGCGGCGTGAGGTTCGTCTTTTCACTGATGACGGGCGCCCCTTGAATGTCAACGCCGCCAAGCTCACGTTCCAGTTGACCGAGGACGAGGAGAGCAACTGTTTCGTCCTGGAGGTGAACACGTACAG ACATCTGGACGCCTCCTTGGTGACGTGCGACGTGGAGCCTTGGTATGTACGGATCacagtgaaggagaaggtgTTGCAGCTGGTCATGATGGAGGAGGTCAGGCCGGGTCAAGCCACTGCCCAAAGGTCGCAGGTCACCGGCCACCTCGTTGTCAAGATGCCTAAG CTTGCGCCTCCCCGCTTCCCGTCATTCGCCAGCAACCCGGAAAAAATCATGCCGGTGACCCGttcctctaccttctcctcctctacatcaGCCTTCGTGCGTCCATCAAGCCCGGAGCCGCGAGAGACCTCAAAGCAAAAAGAGCAGCAGTCCAG CCACTCCAATTACTTAGAAGTCACGGAGAGGAAATCAAGTGTAGACTACACCAACATCTTCAGCACCAACGCAAGCACAGGCAGTGTCAGAAGCGGGCAGTGCTGTGAGACGCGACGCTCAGCTGTTCCTGTCAGACCAATCTCCCCGAACTTCGTGGATGATCCCTCTGTTCCGCCGCTTGAGTAA
- the LOC123503993 gene encoding dynein axonemal assembly factor 11-like isoform X2 produces MVRITLDLVRKRAEHNEGQVSTLEELSLHQQDIEKIEYLHRWCPRLRILYLQGNLISKIENVGRLRDLEYLNLALNNLERVEGLGRCESLRKLDLTANFIIDLTSLMSLQDLPCLAELHMTGNPCTSYRGYRAWVICVLPGLEELDGTRVTRSERLRVLQEFSEAAATVAVDQERAMEKRAKERESCECEVENSAEEDEEDNEKWWKGASSHTPETRLAMHQRLTRQRDRQSTSSTLHNDVRKRREVRLFTDDGRPLNVNAAKLTFQLTEDEESNCFVLEVNTYRHLDASLVTCDVEPWYVRITVKEKVLQLVMMEEVRPGQATAQRSQVTGHLVVKMPKLAPPRFPSFASNPEKIMPVTRSSTFSSSTSAFVRPSSPEPRETSKQKEQQSSHSNYLEVTERKSSVDYTNIFSTNASTGSVRSGQCCETRRSAVPVRPISPNFVDDPSVPPLE; encoded by the exons ATGGTGAGAA TCACGCTAGATTTGGTTCGGAAGCGCGCCGAGCATAATGAGGGCCAAGTAAGCACGCTAGAAGAGCTTTCCCTTCACCAGCAAGACATTGAGAAAATTGAATACCTCCATCGATGGTGTCCAAGACTTCGCATATTGTACTTGCAAGGAAATCTCATCTCCAAGATCG AGAACGTGGGTCGGCTGCGTGACCTGGAATACCTGAACCTGGCCCTCAACAACCTAGAGCGGGTGGAAGGTCTGGGCAGGTGCGAGTCACTACGTAAATTGGACCTCACAGCTAATTTCATCATCGATCTGACCTCCTTGATGAGCCTTCAGGACTTGCCATGCCTCGCTGAACT acatatGACCGGTAATCCTTGCACGAGTTACCGCGGCTACAGGGCATGGGTCATCTGCGTCCTACCAGGCTTGGAGGAGCTGGACGGGACAAGGGTCACCAGATCAGAAAGGCTTCGGGTTCTTCAAGAGTTTTCTGAAGCCGCTGCTACTGTCGCGGTCGATCAGGAGCGGGCTATgg AGAAGCGAGCTAAGGAACGAGAGAGCTGTGAATGTGAGGTGGAGAACAGCgccgaggaggacgaggaagacaaCGAAAA GTGGTGGAAGGGCGCAAGCAGCCACACCCCTGAGACCCGGCTAGCCATGCACCAGCGCCTCACCCGCCAGAGGGACCGCCAAAGTACCTCTAGCACGCTGCACAATGACGTCAGGAAG CGGCGTGAGGTTCGTCTTTTCACTGATGACGGGCGCCCCTTGAATGTCAACGCCGCCAAGCTCACGTTCCAGTTGACCGAGGACGAGGAGAGCAACTGTTTCGTCCTGGAGGTGAACACGTACAG ACATCTGGACGCCTCCTTGGTGACGTGCGACGTGGAGCCTTGGTATGTACGGATCacagtgaaggagaaggtgTTGCAGCTGGTCATGATGGAGGAGGTCAGGCCGGGTCAAGCCACTGCCCAAAGGTCGCAGGTCACCGGCCACCTCGTTGTCAAGATGCCTAAG CTTGCGCCTCCCCGCTTCCCGTCATTCGCCAGCAACCCGGAAAAAATCATGCCGGTGACCCGttcctctaccttctcctcctctacatcaGCCTTCGTGCGTCCATCAAGCCCGGAGCCGCGAGAGACCTCAAAGCAAAAAGAGCAGCAGTCCAG CCACTCCAATTACTTAGAAGTCACGGAGAGGAAATCAAGTGTAGACTACACCAACATCTTCAGCACCAACGCAAGCACAGGCAGTGTCAGAAGCGGGCAGTGCTGTGAGACGCGACGCTCAGCTGTTCCTGTCAGACCAATCTCCCCGAACTTCGTGGATGATCCCTCTGTTCCGCCGCTTGAGTAA
- the LOC123503992 gene encoding uridine-cytidine kinase-like 1 isoform X1, producing the protein MVGRNLARRYGRKCSCERSGGVMSGRFNRDPPSSASSDSGGEDTVAPQMDEEESITDHGEVEVTSTPNSPRPPSAGPPQTPTQGALRSPRTRRQRSTSQSQPSRSREPILRGRRRTIYTAGRPPWYDCQGQLVEPFVIGVCGGSASGKTTVARKIIEELDVPWVTLLSLDSFYKVLTEKHHEEAARNEYNFDHPDAFDFELVAKTLVRLKEGKKVEVPIYNFVTHCRETKTKTMYGANVIIFEGILAFYSPDVLKLLDMKVFVDTDSDERLVRRLQRDIAERGRELDGVLKQYFKFVKPAFDYYIAPSMVHADIIVPRGGENEVAINLIAQNVMTQLQQRGFKLREKLANTNFGMARPSSLHLLPSTPQIRGLHTFIRNKDTPRDEFIFYSKRLIRLVIEHALALLPFRDITVETPQGIPYEGKHIATEKICGVSILRAGETMENALCEVLKDVRIGKILIQTNLDTGEPELYYLRLPKDIKDYHIFLMDATVATGAAAIMAIRVLLDHEVIEEHISLCSLLMTEQGVHNIAYAFPKVRIVTTAVDPCVNEKFYIVPGIGNFGDRYFGTEPSDQ; encoded by the exons ATGGTCGGTAGGAATCTGGCAAGGAGATATGGACGCAAGTGCAGCTGTGAGAGGTCAGGAGGAGTGATGTCTGGCAGATTCAACCGAGATCCTCCCAGCTCCGCCAGCTCTGACAG TGGAGGAGAGGACACTGTAGCCCCACAGATGGACGAGGAAGAGTCCATCACAGACCATGGAGAGGTAGAGGTTACCAGTACACCCAATAGTCCTCGCCCACCGTCAGCTGGACCCCCACAAACTCCCACTCAAG GTGCCTTACGGTCCCCACGAACTCGTCGACAGCGCTCAACATCTCAATCTCAGCCATCAAGGAGCCGAGAGCCCATCTTGCGGGGCCGCAGGCGCACCATCTACACAGCTGGCCGTCCTCCCTGGTATGATTGCCAAGGACAGCTGGTGGAGCCATTTGTTATTG gtgtgtgtggtgggagtgCCTCAGGGAAGACTACTGTAgcaaggaaaattattgaagaatTGGACGTGCCCTGGGTTACTCTTCTGTCCCTTGATTCATTCTATAAG GTTTTGACTGAGAAGCATCATGAggaagcagcaagaaatgagtaCAACTTTGATCACCCCGATGCATTTGACTTTGAACTCGTGGCCAAGACTTTGGTGCGTCTTAAGGAGGGCAAGAAGGTGGAAGTCCCAATCTACAATTTTGTGACACATTGCCGAGAAACAAAGACG aaAACTATGTATGGAGCTAATGTCATCATCTTTGAAGGAATTTTAGCATTTTACTCTCCTGATGTATTGAAG CTGCTGGACATGAAGGTGTTTGTCGACACTGACTCTGATGAGAGGTTAGTGCGGAGGCTGCAGCGAGACATTGCTGAGAGGGGCAGAGAACTGGATGGTGTCCTTAAGCAGTACTTCaagtttgtgaagccagccttTGATTACTACATTGCTCCCTCCATG GTACATGCTGACATTATTGttccaagaggaggagagaatgaggtgGCAATCAACCTAATTGCACAAAATGTCATGACTCAGCTTCAGCAA AGGGGCTTCAAGCTGCGTGAAAAACTAGCTAATACAAACTTTGGCATGGCAAGACCCAGTTCCCTCCACTTACTGCCTTCTACGCCTCAAATTCGTGGGCTTCACACATTCATAAGGAACAAGGATACACCACGCGATGAGTTCATATTCTACTCCAAGAGATTAATACGTCTTGTTATTGAGCATGCTCTTGCTCTACTGCCATTCAGG gATATAACTGTTGAAACCCCTCAAGGCATTCCATATGAGGGCAAACACATTGCAACAGAAAAGATCTGTGGTGTGTCAATCCTGCGGGCAGGAGAGACCATGGAGAATGCCCTGTGTGAAGTCCTAAAGGATGTCCGTATTGGCAAGATCCTTATTCAGACAAATCTTGACACTGGAGAACCTGAG TTATACTATTTGAGGCTGCCTAAAGACATCAAGGACTACCACATCTTCCTCATGGATGCCACAGTTGCCACAGGAGCAGCTGCCATCATGGCCATACGAGTATTGCTGGACCACGAGGTGATAGAGGAACacatttctttgtgttcccttcTCATGACTGAACAAG GTGTGCACAACATTGCCTATGCCTTCCCCAAGGTGAGAATAGTGACCACTGCTGTTGATCCCTGCGTTAACGAGAAGTTTTATATTGTTCCTGGCATTGGCAACTTTGGTGATAGATACTTTGGGACTGAACCCTCTGATCAGTAA
- the LOC123503992 gene encoding uridine-cytidine kinase-like 1 isoform X2 translates to MDEEESITDHGEVEVTSTPNSPRPPSAGPPQTPTQGALRSPRTRRQRSTSQSQPSRSREPILRGRRRTIYTAGRPPWYDCQGQLVEPFVIGVCGGSASGKTTVARKIIEELDVPWVTLLSLDSFYKVLTEKHHEEAARNEYNFDHPDAFDFELVAKTLVRLKEGKKVEVPIYNFVTHCRETKTKTMYGANVIIFEGILAFYSPDVLKLLDMKVFVDTDSDERLVRRLQRDIAERGRELDGVLKQYFKFVKPAFDYYIAPSMVHADIIVPRGGENEVAINLIAQNVMTQLQQRGFKLREKLANTNFGMARPSSLHLLPSTPQIRGLHTFIRNKDTPRDEFIFYSKRLIRLVIEHALALLPFRDITVETPQGIPYEGKHIATEKICGVSILRAGETMENALCEVLKDVRIGKILIQTNLDTGEPELYYLRLPKDIKDYHIFLMDATVATGAAAIMAIRVLLDHEVIEEHISLCSLLMTEQGVHNIAYAFPKVRIVTTAVDPCVNEKFYIVPGIGNFGDRYFGTEPSDQ, encoded by the exons ATGGACGAGGAAGAGTCCATCACAGACCATGGAGAGGTAGAGGTTACCAGTACACCCAATAGTCCTCGCCCACCGTCAGCTGGACCCCCACAAACTCCCACTCAAG GTGCCTTACGGTCCCCACGAACTCGTCGACAGCGCTCAACATCTCAATCTCAGCCATCAAGGAGCCGAGAGCCCATCTTGCGGGGCCGCAGGCGCACCATCTACACAGCTGGCCGTCCTCCCTGGTATGATTGCCAAGGACAGCTGGTGGAGCCATTTGTTATTG gtgtgtgtggtgggagtgCCTCAGGGAAGACTACTGTAgcaaggaaaattattgaagaatTGGACGTGCCCTGGGTTACTCTTCTGTCCCTTGATTCATTCTATAAG GTTTTGACTGAGAAGCATCATGAggaagcagcaagaaatgagtaCAACTTTGATCACCCCGATGCATTTGACTTTGAACTCGTGGCCAAGACTTTGGTGCGTCTTAAGGAGGGCAAGAAGGTGGAAGTCCCAATCTACAATTTTGTGACACATTGCCGAGAAACAAAGACG aaAACTATGTATGGAGCTAATGTCATCATCTTTGAAGGAATTTTAGCATTTTACTCTCCTGATGTATTGAAG CTGCTGGACATGAAGGTGTTTGTCGACACTGACTCTGATGAGAGGTTAGTGCGGAGGCTGCAGCGAGACATTGCTGAGAGGGGCAGAGAACTGGATGGTGTCCTTAAGCAGTACTTCaagtttgtgaagccagccttTGATTACTACATTGCTCCCTCCATG GTACATGCTGACATTATTGttccaagaggaggagagaatgaggtgGCAATCAACCTAATTGCACAAAATGTCATGACTCAGCTTCAGCAA AGGGGCTTCAAGCTGCGTGAAAAACTAGCTAATACAAACTTTGGCATGGCAAGACCCAGTTCCCTCCACTTACTGCCTTCTACGCCTCAAATTCGTGGGCTTCACACATTCATAAGGAACAAGGATACACCACGCGATGAGTTCATATTCTACTCCAAGAGATTAATACGTCTTGTTATTGAGCATGCTCTTGCTCTACTGCCATTCAGG gATATAACTGTTGAAACCCCTCAAGGCATTCCATATGAGGGCAAACACATTGCAACAGAAAAGATCTGTGGTGTGTCAATCCTGCGGGCAGGAGAGACCATGGAGAATGCCCTGTGTGAAGTCCTAAAGGATGTCCGTATTGGCAAGATCCTTATTCAGACAAATCTTGACACTGGAGAACCTGAG TTATACTATTTGAGGCTGCCTAAAGACATCAAGGACTACCACATCTTCCTCATGGATGCCACAGTTGCCACAGGAGCAGCTGCCATCATGGCCATACGAGTATTGCTGGACCACGAGGTGATAGAGGAACacatttctttgtgttcccttcTCATGACTGAACAAG GTGTGCACAACATTGCCTATGCCTTCCCCAAGGTGAGAATAGTGACCACTGCTGTTGATCCCTGCGTTAACGAGAAGTTTTATATTGTTCCTGGCATTGGCAACTTTGGTGATAGATACTTTGGGACTGAACCCTCTGATCAGTAA